The Lonchura striata isolate bLonStr1 chromosome 12, bLonStr1.mat, whole genome shotgun sequence genome includes a region encoding these proteins:
- the LOC110471907 gene encoding uncharacterized protein LOC110471907, with product MHKDVLPTTRLNKKCASLTDSRGSLRAAAAAAPGRCSAGRDRRSPPCGRDAPASASAALRAAGAAPGCVTDRCSSRSPALPGALSGGCARPHAPAPASPAEPSQAQPPAMCSALFSPSWKGSTALSAPPDFALAVPSSGPAPPVPACLGAIPLKGCCSRCAEPMLCLP from the coding sequence ATGCACAAGGACGTGCTCCCTACGACTcgattaaataaaaaatgtgccAGCCTGACCGACAGCCGGGGCTCGCTCCgggcagccgccgccgccgctcccgggcgATGCTCCGCGGGCAGGGACCGCCGCTCTCCTCCCTGCGGCCGGGATGCTCCGGCCAGCGCCAGCGCTGCGCTCCGGGCGGCCGGCGCCGCTCCGGGCTGTGTGACGGACAGGTGCTCGTCacgcagccctgccctgcctggagcGCTCTCCGGTGGGTGTGCGCGGCCCCACGCCCccgcccctgccagccccgccgAGCCCTCCCAAGCTCAGCCCCCGGCAATGTGCAGCGCGCTCTTCTCGCCTTCCTGGAAGGGCTCAACTGCACTTTCAGCTCCTCCAGACTTTGCTTTGGCCGTGCCCTCCTCCggtccagctcctcctgtgcctGCCTGTCTCGGCGCTATCCCGTTAAAAGGCTGCTGCTCCCGCTGCGCTGAACCGATGCTCTGCCTGCCTTGA